A window of Candidatus Avedoeria danica genomic DNA:
CCAGGCGCGCGGGGTCGACCTCGCCCCTCTCGACGAGGAAGCGGGCGCCGTTCACGCAGTCGTCCACGTCCACGATGCCCCATGCGCCGTCCAATCGGGCGCGGTAGGCGCGGCCGTAGCCGGTGCTGCCGCCGTAGTTCACGTCCAGCACGCCGAAGCCGCGGCTCGTCCAGTACTGGATGTCCGTGCTCAATCCGGTGGATGCGCTGCCCGTCGGGCCGCCGTGGCTGAGGACGAGGAGCGGCGGTCGTTCGCCCGGCGGGCCGACGAGCGCCGAGTTGTGCGGCGCGTAGTAGAAGCCGTGCGCCGTCGCGTCGCCCGTCGTCGGGAAGGCGATGGCCTCGGGTGTCGAGATGTCGCTGGCGTGGAACACCAGCGTGCTCGGCTGCTGGAGCACGTCCCACTCGCCGGTGGCCAGGTCGACGGCGATGAGGGCGGTGGATGACGTCGGCGAGGCGGCGGTGAGGACGGCCCGGCCGGCGCCGACGCGGACGGAGCCGAGTTCGGTGAACGGCAGATCGTACACCGTCGGGGTGGTCGGGCGTCCCGTGCCGGATTCGATCCGCGCCAAGCGGCGGGCGCCGGGCGGGCCGTACACGCAGACGACGGCGGCCGACTTCGGCGGGCTGCCGGCCCCGCGTCCGTTGCCGGCGTCGTTCGTTCCGGCAGCCGCGCTGCCGACGCCCGTGTCGAAGCCGAAGCTGGCGCCGCCGAACACCCACTGCGGTCCGGCGAACTCGGCGTCCAGCGGCCAAAGAGGCACGATGTCGCGACCTTGTTGCCGGTAGAGGTTCCACCAGCCCGTGCGGTCCGACGCGAAGTGCAGCACGCCGGACGGCGACCACAGCGGGCCGTACACGGATTCCTCGGCGCCGCCGGCCACGACCGTTCGCGAGCGGACCTTGCCGTCGTTCGCCACGTCGCCGACGCACAGCACGGTCCCGTCCCACGGCATGTTCGGGTGATCCCACTCCAGCCAGCACATGCGGCGGCCGTCCGGGCTGAGTCGCGGGCTGGCATAGAACGTCCGGCCCGTGA
This region includes:
- a CDS encoding S9 family peptidase is translated as MPRPAPYGTWPSPLTADRVAAGARRIADVVVEGDTIYWGETRPDEGGRVTIMQRTADGEVIDLLPEPWSVRTRVHEYGGGAFTVADGVLYFSQFDDQRIYDFHPEGRPEPLTPDGPWRFADAVVDRERDRLLCVREDHGAKNAEARNEIVAIDRESGAVTVLVTGRTFYASPRLSPDGRRMCWLEWDHPNMPWDGTVLCVGDVANDGKVRSRTVVAGGAEESVYGPLWSPSGVLHFASDRTGWWNLYRQQGRDIVPLWPLDAEFAGPQWVFGGASFGFDTGVGSAAAGTNDAGNGRGAGSPPKSAAVVCVYGPPGARRLARIESGTGRPTTPTVYDLPFTELGSVRVGAGRAVLTAASPTSSTALIAVDLATGEWDVLQQPSTLVFHASDISTPEAIAFPTTGDATAHGFYYAPHNSALVGPPGERPPLLVLSHGGPTGSASTGLSTDIQYWTSRGFGVLDVNYGGSTGYGRAYRARLDGAWGIVDVDDCVNGARFLVERGEVDPARLAIRGGSAGGYTTLCALAFHKEFAAGASHYGVGDLEALAKDTHKFESRYLDRLIGPYPEQRDLYIERSPIHHVEGFACPIIFFQGLEDRVVPPAQAEAMVAALKAKGIPVAYVPFEGEQHGFRRAENITRALEAELYFYGRVLGFAPADRITPVAIENLG